The following proteins are encoded in a genomic region of Nitrososphaerota archaeon:
- a CDS encoding 3-oxoacyl-ACP reductase FabG yields MNLKGKVAIVTGSSRGIGRFTALELARAGADVVINYLRSGEEAENVAGEVRAAGSKALVVKADVSVRGEVEAMVSRTVQEFGAVHILVNNAGFASGNVWETPFEDITDEMWRGPMEVDLKGTFLCLQAVAPAMKQQKEGKIVNVASTPALAGDLHGFVYAVAKAGVLGMTKALAWSLAPYVQVNAVALGSILTDWVDWLSDEELQAFVSETALKRFGKPEEVARVIAFLASSGSDYMSGQTLIVDGGTVMR; encoded by the coding sequence ATGAACTTGAAGGGAAAGGTCGCGATTGTTACTGGCTCCAGCCGGGGCATCGGTCGATTCACAGCGTTAGAGTTGGCGCGCGCAGGTGCAGATGTGGTGATTAACTATCTCAGGTCGGGGGAGGAGGCGGAGAACGTGGCTGGAGAGGTTCGGGCTGCTGGGTCAAAGGCGTTGGTGGTGAAGGCTGATGTTTCAGTCCGCGGGGAGGTGGAGGCGATGGTTAGCCGCACGGTGCAGGAGTTCGGTGCAGTTCATATTCTTGTTAACAACGCGGGTTTCGCCTCCGGCAACGTCTGGGAGACTCCTTTCGAGGATATCACGGATGAGATGTGGCGTGGTCCGATGGAGGTTGATTTGAAGGGTACTTTCCTCTGCTTACAGGCGGTGGCGCCGGCTATGAAGCAGCAGAAGGAGGGTAAAATAGTCAACGTGGCTTCTACACCTGCGCTTGCTGGGGACCTCCACGGCTTCGTCTATGCAGTAGCTAAGGCTGGAGTTCTAGGGATGACTAAGGCTTTAGCTTGGTCGTTGGCGCCGTATGTGCAGGTTAACGCTGTTGCTTTGGGAAGCATTTTGACAGACTGGGTGGATTGGCTTAGTGATGAGGAGCTGCAGGCCTTTGTCAGTGAGACGGCGCTGAAGCGTTTCGGTAAACCTGAGGAGGTGGCAAGAGTAATTGCTTTCCTCGCCTCAAGCGGCTCAGACTATATGTCGGGTCAAACCCTTATTGTAGATGGCGGAACAGTGATGCGGTAA
- a CDS encoding molybdenum cofactor guanylyltransferase, with the protein MSFRKARRSGGGKPSSLGVIVLAGGKSSRLRVNKVFLNIRGEPLLSEVVRVASDVTESIILAIGSGDDEEEFAAILPGRVKIVKDTAEEKAALYGVFTGLQAVETDFAVVLAADLPFVNSEVIRILSYEARGFDLAVPKWPNGDIEPLYAVYRVTSSRKAFSDAIEAGGVRIRDAIDRLEKVNYVPVDRFLQVDKLLRCFINVNTKADLEMVTTILQEEPNKSGRTSVR; encoded by the coding sequence TTGAGCTTCAGAAAGGCCCGTAGGTCTGGTGGCGGCAAGCCGAGCAGTCTCGGAGTGATTGTTCTAGCTGGGGGGAAGAGTAGCCGGCTTAGAGTCAACAAGGTTTTTCTGAATATCCGCGGTGAACCGTTGCTCAGCGAGGTTGTCCGGGTAGCTTCAGATGTGACTGAGAGCATTATTTTGGCGATTGGAAGCGGAGATGATGAGGAGGAGTTTGCCGCAATTCTGCCAGGACGAGTGAAGATTGTGAAGGATACGGCGGAGGAGAAGGCGGCGTTATACGGTGTTTTCACTGGGCTTCAGGCCGTCGAAACCGATTTTGCAGTAGTCCTCGCAGCCGATCTTCCCTTCGTAAACTCGGAGGTTATCCGAATACTGAGTTACGAAGCCCGGGGTTTCGACCTAGCTGTCCCGAAGTGGCCCAATGGGGACATAGAGCCACTATACGCAGTCTACCGGGTGACATCTTCTCGAAAGGCGTTCAGCGACGCTATCGAAGCTGGCGGAGTTCGAATTCGAGATGCGATAGACCGGTTAGAGAAGGTGAATTATGTTCCGGTGGACCGTTTCCTACAGGTGGATAAGTTGTTACGCTGTTTCATCAATGTGAACACTAAAGCGGATCTGGAGATGGTGACGACTATACTGCAAGAAGAACCAAACAAATCTGGACGGACGAGCGTTAGATAG
- a CDS encoding DUF998 domain-containing protein: MGRSYVRAAGWIGVLSPLVVSVLVLSSILVSPWFSWTENALSDLGVSGLGALLFNTALITGGAMLIIFAAGLWSVLHGRLARVGLMLLLLDGAALSAIGVFPETAGRIHLYVSIMFFTLLVLSLLVQGLSYALEMRNTVTGLFGIFLSLFSIVVWLFQWRGVAIPEAAAYFAGAVWWITLSVRSNDLV, translated from the coding sequence GTGGGACGATCGTATGTAAGAGCGGCCGGCTGGATTGGCGTGCTTAGCCCCCTTGTTGTTTCAGTTCTTGTCCTATCATCTATCTTAGTTTCACCGTGGTTCAGCTGGACTGAGAACGCTTTGAGTGATTTGGGGGTAAGCGGCTTGGGAGCATTGTTGTTCAACACAGCGCTGATCACTGGAGGTGCGATGCTGATCATCTTTGCTGCAGGACTTTGGAGTGTTCTGCACGGGCGCCTCGCCCGAGTCGGATTGATGCTTCTGCTACTTGATGGAGCTGCGCTTAGCGCTATCGGCGTTTTTCCCGAGACTGCTGGCAGGATTCATCTTTATGTTTCAATCATGTTTTTTACGCTGCTAGTCCTGTCTCTTCTTGTTCAGGGGCTCTCGTATGCTCTTGAGATGCGTAACACTGTCACGGGGCTGTTTGGGATATTTTTAAGTCTCTTCTCAATAGTTGTCTGGCTGTTTCAGTGGCGCGGCGTCGCTATTCCCGAAGCTGCAGCATACTTCGCGGGGGCAGTTTGGTGGATAACATTAAGCGTCAGAAGTAACGATTTAGTATAA